The following proteins come from a genomic window of Phormidium ambiguum IAM M-71:
- a CDS encoding NACHT domain-containing protein, whose protein sequence is MTGRSFRLSSEAILLAKQALTAKGLNQTKLIARLECSRQPVSKFFNEKAVDSEIFCRICKILGLNPEDVACQDDEIEVIDIDSLVQEVRQKIKPLIQERCGTMRVLDMNQPIGLNDIYTNVNILEKITGRRRKETVELPKEYNFENFDRFGLGKITEERVPGLEAVEKYAKLMILGKPGAGKTTFLKYLAIQSVEGKFKTEIVPIFITLKDFAEANDKPHLLEYISQQLSSCQVTDNQVVEIFQHNKGLVLLDGLDEIREEDSQRVLKEIRDFSDQFRGNRFVMTCRIAAKEYTFEKFSEVEVADFDDHQIATFANNWFKEKPVKPDDFLQRLEENDRIYEISTNPLLLTLLCLVFEESGDFPANRSELYKEGLDALLKKWDAKRGIYREQVYKKLSVQRKEDLLSKIALNTFEGSDYFFKQKVAEQHIIEYIRNLPDASTDPEMLQLDSEKVLKSIEAQHGLLVERAKGIYSFSHLTFHEYFTAREFVIVQQSSEVALKSLVSQMIETRWREVFLLAVGMSPSADRLLLLIKERVDEIVSADEKLQEFLILVNQKSISVNVSYKLAAVRAFYFSRSLDQNIDHNLGRLLNLSLNLDRTLDRNLDRNFNLDLDLDLDLDLDLDRTLDRALDRTLVLLDQTFDFGLDQTLAQILDRTITLDRTLLYRALDRTLDPELRRALQELTDQLAKTDNSKEKVKWWKVNGETWIKQLREVMIKHRNIGHDWQFSKQQQELLQQYYNANKLLVDCLNGDCYVSREVRQYIEDTLLLPISEIEKYPKPNL, encoded by the coding sequence CAATGAAAAAGCTGTTGATTCTGAAATATTTTGTCGTATTTGTAAAATTCTAGGTTTGAATCCTGAAGATGTTGCTTGCCAAGACGATGAAATTGAAGTGATAGATATAGATTCCCTAGTTCAAGAGGTACGCCAAAAAATAAAACCCCTAATCCAAGAACGTTGCGGCACAATGCGCGTATTGGACATGAATCAGCCCATTGGATTAAATGACATTTATACTAACGTCAATATCTTAGAAAAAATTACCGGACGCAGACGTAAAGAAACTGTTGAATTACCTAAAGAATATAACTTTGAAAATTTTGATCGTTTCGGACTTGGCAAGATTACTGAAGAACGAGTTCCTGGACTAGAAGCAGTCGAGAAATATGCTAAGTTAATGATTTTGGGAAAGCCTGGTGCAGGTAAAACAACATTTTTAAAATACCTAGCAATTCAGTCTGTAGAGGGTAAATTTAAGACTGAAATAGTACCGATTTTTATCACTCTCAAAGATTTTGCTGAAGCTAACGATAAACCACATTTACTAGAATATATCAGCCAGCAATTATCTAGTTGCCAGGTTACAGATAATCAGGTTGTTGAAATATTCCAACACAACAAAGGATTAGTTTTACTCGATGGATTAGATGAAATTAGAGAAGAGGACAGCCAAAGAGTTTTAAAAGAAATTCGAGATTTTTCTGACCAGTTTCGTGGCAATCGCTTTGTCATGACTTGTCGTATTGCAGCAAAGGAATATACCTTTGAGAAGTTTTCCGAGGTAGAAGTAGCTGATTTTGACGATCATCAAATTGCTACCTTTGCAAACAACTGGTTTAAAGAGAAACCTGTAAAGCCAGATGACTTTCTGCAACGTCTTGAAGAAAATGATCGAATTTATGAAATATCAACAAATCCTTTACTTTTAACATTGCTTTGTTTAGTATTTGAAGAATCAGGGGATTTTCCGGCGAATCGTTCCGAACTTTATAAAGAAGGATTAGATGCACTGTTAAAAAAATGGGATGCGAAACGGGGAATCTACCGCGAGCAAGTTTACAAAAAGCTATCTGTTCAGCGAAAGGAAGATTTACTCAGCAAAATTGCGCTGAATACTTTTGAAGGTTCAGATTATTTCTTTAAACAGAAAGTTGCTGAACAACATATTATAGAATACATCCGCAATTTACCCGATGCAAGCACAGACCCAGAAATGTTACAACTGGACAGTGAAAAAGTTTTGAAGTCTATTGAAGCGCAACATGGGTTATTAGTAGAAAGAGCTAAAGGAATTTATTCATTTTCCCATTTGACGTTTCATGAATATTTCACTGCTAGAGAGTTTGTTATTGTTCAGCAGTCATCGGAAGTAGCGTTAAAAAGCTTGGTCAGCCAAATGATAGAAACACGCTGGCGAGAAGTTTTTTTGCTGGCAGTCGGGATGTCGCCAAGTGCTGACCGTTTGTTACTGTTAATCAAAGAAAGAGTTGATGAAATTGTATCTGCTGATGAGAAGTTGCAGGAATTTTTGATACTGGTAAATCAAAAATCTATTTCAGTTAATGTTTCTTACAAACTAGCCGCAGTTAGAGCTTTTTACTTCTCCCGATCTCTTGACCAAAACATCGACCACAACCTCGGTCGCCTTCTCAACCTCTCCCTCAACCTCGACCGAACCCTCGACCGCAACCTCGACCGCAACTTCAACCTCGACCTCGACCTCGACCTCGACCTCGACCTCGACCTCGACCGAACCCTCGACCGAGCCCTCGACCGAACCCTCGTCTTGCTCGACCAAACCTTCGACTTCGGACTCGACCAAACCCTCGCCCAAATCCTCGACCGAACCATCACCCTCGACCGAACCCTCCTCTACCGAGCCCTCGACCGAACCCTCGATCCAGAATTAAGGAGAGCGCTGCAAGAACTTACAGACCAACTAGCAAAAACAGACAACAGCAAAGAAAAAGTAAAATGGTGGAAAGTTAATGGAGAGACTTGGATTAAACAATTAAGAGAAGTAATGATTAAACATCGCAATATTGGTCATGATTGGCAATTCAGCAAACAGCAACAGGAATTGCTTCAACAATATTATAATGCCAATAAATTATTAGTAGATTGTCTAAACGGCGATTGCTATGTTAGCCGAGAAGTTCGACAATACATCGAAGACACTTTACTATTACCCATCTCCGAAATTGAAAAATATCCTAAACCAAATCTGTAA